A genomic region of bacterium contains the following coding sequences:
- a CDS encoding R3H domain-containing nucleic acid-binding protein, whose protein sequence is MEDINESIIASQAITEKILSLMGISANVLSQKEGANIVAVIKSNDAGLLIGKDGKCLNALQEIAQAIFFKKTGLKKRLVLDINDYRKRRKDSIVKSASEAANKAFTTKEEVVIPPMPPYERYIVHSFLQSDHRVTTMSQGEGGNRCVVVIPNA, encoded by the coding sequence ATGGAAGATATTAATGAAAGCATAATAGCATCACAGGCAATTACAGAAAAAATCTTGTCTTTAATGGGAATATCTGCAAATGTCCTATCGCAAAAAGAAGGGGCTAATATTGTCGCGGTAATCAAAAGCAATGATGCAGGTTTATTGATTGGAAAGGATGGAAAATGCCTTAATGCCCTTCAAGAGATTGCACAGGCAATATTCTTCAAAAAGACAGGTCTTAAAAAAAGGTTGGTATTGGATATTAACGATTATCGCAAAAGAAGAAAGGATAGCATTGTAAAATCTGCAAGCGAGGCGGCAAATAAGGCATTTACAACAAAGGAAGAGGTGGTAATTCCTCCAATGCCTCCTTATGAAAGATATATTGTCCATTCATTTCTCCAGAGTGATCACCGGGTAACCACAATGAGCCAGGGCGAAGGAGGTAATAGATGCGTCGTGGTTATTCCAAATGCCTGA